The DNA sequence TCGGGGGCCTCGTGCTGCGCAGTCCATTTCGCCATGGGGACAAGTCTAGGCCGGTCGGCGGAGGGTCTACGCGCGGAGATAGACGCTCCTTCGTTCATGTGTTCATACTGAAACGGTTTGGGCTTGGCCCGTTTTCGTCGTATGAAACCACCACCGAGGACCAGGACCCCCATGAGCACGTCGGCCCCCGTGGACCGCTACTTCAAGATCTCCGAGCGCGGCTCGACCATCGGCCGCGAGGTCCGCGGCGGGTTCGCCACCTTCTTCGCGATGGCCTACATCATCGTGCTGAACCCGATCATCCTGGGCAGCGCGAAGGACATGTACGGCAACCAGCTCGACGGCGGCCAGCTGGTCACCGCCACCGTGCTGACCGCGGCCTTCACCACCCTCCTGATGGGCGTGATCGGCAACGTCCCGATCGCCCTCGCGGCCGGCCTCGGCGTCAACACCGTCGTCGCCCTCCAGCTCGCCCCGCGCATGAGCTGGCCCGACGCCATGGGCATGGTGGTCCTGGCGGGCTTCGTGGTGATGCTGCTGGTCGCCACCGGCCTGCGCGAGCGGGTCATGAACGCGGTCCCGGTCGGCCTGCGCAAGGGCATCGCCATCGGCATCGGCCTGTTCATCCTGCTGATCGGCCTGGTCGACTCGGGCTTCGTCACCCGCATCCCGGACCTCGCGCACACCACGGTCCCGATCCAGCTCGGCGGCAACGGCCACCTGCACGGCTGGCCCGTCCTGATCTTCGTGGTCGGCGTCCTGCTGACGCTCACCCTGATCATCCGCAAGACCCCCGGCGCGATCCTGATCTCCATCGTGGCCATGACCGTCACCGCCCTGGTGATCCAGCTGATCACCAAGCTCCCGGACGCCGCCTGGGGCCTGACGGTCCCCGAGTGGCCGGGCAACCCGGTGGCCGCGCCCGACTTCGGCCTCATCGGCCAGGTCAGCCTGTTCGGCGGCTTCGGCAAGGTCGGCATGCTCACGGGCATCCTGTTCGTCTTCACCGTGCTGCTGTCCTGCTTCTTCGACGCGATGGGCACCATCCTCGGCGTCGGCGACGAGGCGAAGCTGACGAAGCCGGACGGCTCCTTCCCCGGCATCAACCGGGTCCTGTTCGTGGACGGCATGGCCGTCGCCGCGGGCGGCGCCTCCTCCTCCTCGGCCACCACCTGCTTCGTGGAGTCCACGGCCGGCGTCGGCGAGGGCGCCAGGACGGGCCTGGCGAACATCGTGACGGGCGGCCTCTTCACCGTGTCGCTGTTCCTCACGCCGCTCGCCACGATGGTCCCCTCGCAGGCGGCCACGCCCGCTCTCGTCGCGGTCGGCTTCCTGATCATGGCCGGCTCGGTCAGGGACATCGACTGGAACGACTTCACGATCGCCGTCCCGGCCTTCCTGGCCATGGTGATGATGCCGTTCACGTACTCGATCACCAACGGCATCGGCATCGGCTTCGTGGCCTTCTCCGTACTGCGGCTGGCGACCGGCCGGGGCCGCGAGGTCCCGGTGGCCATGTACATCGTGTCGGCGGTCTTCGTCTTCTACTACGCGATGCCGGCCCTGGGCCTCACGTAAGGCCGTAGAACTTCTCCGTCTCGTCGACGGCCGCCTTGAAGCGTTCGTCGAAATCGTCGCGAATGAGCGTCCGGACCACATAGTCCTGGACGCTCATTCCTCGTTTGGCGGCATGAGTCCGGAGCCTGTCGAGGAGCTCCCCGTCTATGCGCATGCTCAGCACATGTGTCCCCATGCCGAAAGAGTCGGGGCACAGGGCATGGACGCGTGTCACTTTCCGGAGCCGACTCACCCGTACGAGTGACACCAGATAAGTGGTGTTCCTTAGGTAGAGTAATGAGTTACTCTAAAGACATGCATGACCTTTCCCATGGTGACGACGCAGCCGCCGTGAACGACCTCCGCTCCGCCGTCATGCGGCTGGGCCGGCGCCTCAAGCACCAGCGCGTCGACGAATCGCTGAGCCCGACCGAGATGTCGGTGCTCGGCACCCTCGCCCGCTGCGGCCAGGCCACCCCCGGTGAGCTGGCCCGGCGCGAGCACGTGCAGCCGCCGTCCATGACGCGCATCGTCGCGTTGCTGGAAGCCAAGGGACTGGTCACGCTGGAACCGCACCCCGACGACCGCCGCCAGAAGGTGGTCCGCCAGACGGAGGAGGCCGAAGCGATGCTCGAAGAGAGCCGTCGCAAGCGCAACGCCTTCCTCGCCGGGCTCGCGGCCGAGCTGACCGAGGACGAATGGGCGAAGCTGCGCGAAGCCGCGCCCGTCCTGGACAAGCTCGCGCACCTATAGGAACGACGCCAGGAGGCGACCCCTTTTGAGTACGGGACCCGGAGCAGACTCCGCCCCCGGCCACACACCCACCACTACGCGCACGCACCGCACGTCCAAGAACGCGCGGAACAAGAACTCGATGTTCAGCTCGCTGAAGATCCGGAACTACCGGCTCTTCGCCACGGGCCAGGTCGTCTCGAACACCGGCACCTGGATGCAGCGCATCGCACAGGACTGGCTGGTCCTGTCGCTGACCGGATCCGCCTCGGCGGTCGGCATCACCATCGCGCTGCAGTTCCTGCCGATGATGCTGTTCGGGCTCTACGGAGGCGTACTCGCCGACCGGCTCCCCAAGCGGCCGCTGCTGCTCTGCACCCAGGCGGCCATGGGCCTCACCGGCCTCGCACTCGGTGTCCTCACCCTCGCCGGCCACGTCAACGTCTGGCACGTCTACCTCGCGGCCTTCCTCCTCGGCCTGGTCACCGTCGTGGACAACCCGGCCCGGCAGACCTTCGTCTCCGAGATGGTCGGCAAGGACCAGGTGGCCAACGCGGTCAGCCTGAACTCGGCCAACTTCCAGTCCGCGCGACTGGTCGGCCCCGCCATCGCCGGTGTCCTCATCACCGCCGTCGGCTCCGGCTGGGCCTTCCTGCTCAACGGCCTGTCCTTCGCGGCGCCGATCGCGGCCCTGCTGCTGATGCGGACCCGCGAACTGCACCAGGTCGAGGTCCAGCCCCGCGCGAAGGGCCAGCTCCGCGAAGGCCTGCGGTACGTCGCCGGGCGGCCCGAGCTGATCTGGCCGATCGTGCTCGTCGGCTTCATCGGCACCTTCGGCTTCAACTTCCCGATCTGGCTGTCCGCCTTCGTCAGCAAGGTCTTCCACGGCGACGCGGGCACGTACGGGCTCTTCAACACCCTGATCGCGGCGGGCTCCCTGGCGGGTGCCCTGCTGGCGGCCCGGCGGGGCCTGTCCCGCCTGCGGCTGCTGGTCGCGGCGGCGGTGCTCTTCTCCGTCCTCCTGCTCGTGACGGCCTTCGCGCCGAGCTTCTGGCTGTTCGCGGCGCTGCTGGTCCCCCTCGGGGTCTTCGGCCTGACGGTGAACGTCACCGCCAACTCCAGCGTCCAGATGGCCACCGACCCCGAGATGCGGGGCCGGGTGATGGCCCTGTTCATGATGGTCTTCACCGGCGGCACCCCCATCGGCGCCCCGCTGGTCGGCTGGGTCACGGACACCTACGGCGCGCGGATCGGCATGGCCGCGGGCGGAGCGGTCTCCCTGGCCGCCGCCGTCACGATCGGCCTCGTCCTCTCGCGCATCGGCAACCTCCGCCTCAGCGTGAACCGCCACGGCGTGACCTTCGTGCCCTCGGACCGCCGCCGCCAGCTGGCGACGGCGGCGTAGCGCCTCGCGGTGCCTGAGGGCGCCTCGAACGCCGGCGGGGCTGGAAAATCCAGCCCCGCCGGCGTTTGAGGCGATCTTTCAGCCCCGCCGGCGTTCGAGGAGCGGGGCTCCGGGGGCCGGCCCCGGTAACGGCGCCGCACCGGGCACCCGCCGCTAGGCTCGGGCCATGAGACTGTTCGCAGCCGTCATCCCGCCCGAGGCGGCCATCGCGGAACTGGCCGAGGCCGTGCGCGACCTGCGCGACGACCACCTCCGCTGGACCGCGGAAGCGGGCTGGCACTTCACCCTCGCCTTCATGGGCGAGGTACGGGAGGAGCTGCTCCCCGAGCTCCACACCCGCCTCGCCCGCGCCGCCGCGCACACCGCACCCTTCCCGCTCCGGATCCACGGCTCCGGCCACTTCGGCCACCGCTCCCTGTGGGCCGGCGCCGCCGGCGACCTCGACGCCCTGCGCATGCTCGCCGAGCGCGCCGACGCCGCCGCCCGGCGCTCCGGGGTGCCCATGGACCAGCACCACCGCTACACCGCCCACCTCACCCTCGGCCGGCTCCGCGACGAGCGGCACGACGTCCGCCCCTACTGCACGGCCCTGGCCTCCTTCGAGGGCACCGCCTGGCAGGTCGGCGAGCTCAGCCTGGTCCGCAGCAACCTGCCCGACTCCGGCGTCCCCGGCGAGCAGCCCCGCTACGAGGTCGTCGGCTCGTGGGAACTGGGAGAGCCCGCCCCTCCGTACGAAGGGCGGGCCCGCTCGCGTTAGGCTCGACGGGTGGATCCCAAGACCAGAAACCGCGTCATGGCCGGTGTGCTCGTACTGATGTTCGTCGTGGTGGCCGTGGCCGCCGCCGTGGGCCAGTAGGACGGCGGGCCCGCCGGGCGGCTCCTACCAGGCGAACGCCTCCGGAGCCGGCCCCGGCCCCGGGAAGACCTCGTCCAGCCCGGCCAGCACCTCCGGCGATAGCTCCAGCTCCACCGCCCGCAGCGCGGACGCGAGCTGCTCCGGCGTACGCGGACCGACGATCGGGCCGGTGACCCCGGGACGCGTCAGCAGCCAGGCCAGGGCGACCTCGCCGGGCTCCAGTCCGTGCTTGTCCAGCAGGTCCTCGTACGCCTGCACCTGCGCCCGTACGGAACTGTTCGCGAGCGCGTCCGCCGAGCGGCCGCTCGCCGTCCGCCCCGACTCCGCCGCCTTGCGGATGGCCCCGCCCAGCAGCCCGCCGTGCAGCGGGGACCACGGGATGACGCCGAGCCCGTACGCCTCGGCCGCCGGAATGATCTCCAGCTCCGCCCGCCGCTCGGCGAGGTTGTAGAGGCACTGCTCGCTGACCAGGCCGAGCCGCCCCGAACGCGCCGCGGCCTCGTTGGCCTGGGCGATCTTCCAGCCGGGGAAGTTCGAGGAGCCGGCGTACAGCACCTTGCCCTGCTGGATCAGGACCTCGACGGCCTGCCAGATCTCCTCGAAGGGCGTCAGCCGGTCCACGTGGTGGAACTGGTAGATGTCGATGTAGTCGGTGTTCAGGCGCTTGAGGCTGGCGTCGACGGCCCGCCGGATGTTCAGCGCCGACAGGCGGTCGTAGTTGGGCCACGGGTCGCCCTCCGCGGCCATGCTCCCGTAGACCTTGGTGGCGAGGACCGTCTTCTCACGGCGTCCGCCGCCCTGGCCGAACCAGGTACCGATGATCTCCTCGGTACGGCCCTTGTTCTCGCCCCATCCGTACACGTTGGCCGTGTCGAAATAGTTGATACCGGCGTCGAGCGCCGTGTCCATGAGGGCGTGGCTCTCCGGCTCTCCCGTCTGGGGGCCGAAGTTCATGGTGCCGAGGACAAGTCGGCTGACCTTGAGACCGGTGCGTCCGAGCTGCGTGTACTCCATGGGCCACTAGCCAACTCCTTCGAGCCCACTCCAGGCAAGACCAAGACCCTCCGCATGGAGTCGGTAGCCCCTTGAGTCGGGCGATGCGCGCTCGGCCCGGCGCTTGGCGAGCGGCTTGCTCTTATGCGATGGCTCTGAGGAGTACGCGATAGTCCAACAGGCGCGCGAGGAAGGCCCTTCCTGGGAGTCCGACCCACTGGAGCAGGGGTTTTGGGCGCAGGCTGACGACTTGGTCTGCGACAGGACGAAGAGTGCAGACGTGCTGGATGGCAATCTCGAGCCGCACCAGCCCTCCACGCGTAGTCACGATGCTGTCGCATTGCGTGATGATGGTCGGCTAATCTGCGACAGAGGGGGTGACAGTGGTGCGGGCTGCTCAGACGTGCAGGTTCCGGGGTAAGAACAAGGCTCCGAAGTGGAAGAAGCCCGACGACGGGCAGGTGTCGGTGATGGTGCTGCCGCTGGCCGTCGACGATCCCGCTGACCTGGCCCGCGTGGAGAAGCTGTTCGGCGCGATGTGGGCGATCAAGCGAGCCGTCCAGCGCGATGCCCGCGCCAAGGTTGATGCCTGCTGGGTCGCGTTCCACGAGCGAGAGCGCGACGGGGTGAAGGCCGTGCGGCAGCGTCTCGGGCTGTCCCGTGAGGCCTTGGAGCGGTGTGCGTACAAGCACCTCGAAGACTCGGGGCACTTGAAGCACCACGCCTCGAAGGCCCTGGCCATGCACATGGCCGACGAGGTGTGGAACGGAGTCCAGCGCCACCTGTTCCCCGACGCCACCGGCAAGCGGCACGGCCGCCCGAAGACGGGTCGCTGGTACGACTTCACCCGCGTCCCCGGCCGCGCCCGCTCCCACACCACCGACCGCAAGTGGGAGACCTTCCGCCTCGTCGGCTCATTGCACGGCCACACGATGGCCTACACCAACGGCGGCCGGCACACCCTTCAGCAGCCCCGCCGGATGCCAGTGCCGGCCGCACCGTCTGGCAGCGTGCCCACCGGCAACGCCACGGCGTCGCGAAAGCCGGGCACGCGAAAGGCGACGTGGTGGGACCACGCGGGACCGCTCGCCGTGGTGTTCACGGGCGGCCCGGACGGGAGCCGGGGTGACCTGGTGCTCCCGGTGCGTATCCCGCAGCAGCCCGGCCAGTGGGAGCGCGTCGAACACTTCCTGTCGAATCCCGGCCGCTGGCACAAGGTCGATCTCGTCCGCCGCCGCAGGGCATCCGCTCCGGGCGGCTGGGTGTATGAGGCGCACCTAATGACCCTCGGCCCCGGATACGCCGCCCCCGCCGTGCGGCAGATGCGCGACCGGGCTGCTGAGATGGACCGGATCGGCGGGGTGGACGGCAACGTCTCCAACGTCTCGATCGTCTCCCTGCCCGCCGGCCTCGACCCGGCCGCCGGTGTCCCGGCCTCCACCGAGATCACCCTCAGCCCCGCCGAACGGGCTCTGCTGGAGCAGGAGGCAAAGAAGCGACGCGGACGATCTCGGGCCTTGGAGCGATCCCGCCGGGCCACCAACACTGCACAGTACGGCCTGTCGAAGAAGCAGGCCCGCCGCGCCGAGCACCGGGCCTCCAAGGGCCTGCCCGAGAAGGCTGTGACGGTACCGGGCGGTGCCCGCGCTTCCCGGTCGGACGGGGTGCCGAAGCGGGCGTTCCGCCGTGACCGTCTGTCCACCGAGTACCGGGAGCTGCGCGCCCGCCAGGCCGAGGCGGCAGCTTCGGCCGCCGAGCGCCGCCGCCATCGCGCCCGTCTCCTCGCCCGGCAGATCATCGCCGCGCACGGCCCCGTGCTCGTGGTCGAGGACTGCGACATCCGCACCTGGTACCGGCTGTGGGGCAAGCGACTCTCCCAGACCACACCCGGCCTGCTCATCGCTGCCCTTGAGCGCGAATGCACGGCTGCGGGCGGCCGTCTGGTACGGGCCTCCATGTGGTCGACGGCCCTGTCTCAGCACTGCCTGTGCGGCGAACGCGTGAAGAAGACCCTGCGGGACCGGGAACACAAATGCATCGCGTGCGGACTCACCGGGAAACGCGACCTCGTGTCCGCCGCCCTGGCCTCCTTCGTCCGCTTCACCGACGTGGACGACCCCAAGACCGCGTACCTGGACACCACCGCGTCCCAGCATGCACAGATCACCTTCGCCCAAGGGCTGGAAGAAGCCCTGCGGGAGTCAACCGCACCGAGCCAGACCACCACGTCTCGTGGTGCTGGTCATGCGGCAGTCCCACGGCAACGCCGTGGGACCTCTGCTCCCCGAACCGCCGGACGGCGGTCCCGAGCGACCCCGGATGAGCCACGCCCCGTGCGTGACCACGCCGGAAAGCCCGGACACCGCCCCGGCTGCAACCCGCAGCTCACCCTCTGGTGAATTACGGATCAAGTCTTAGCCAACTGCCTGGAGTGCGCTCGAAGCAAGACCCGCCCGTGAAGCGCGTGTTACGTGTCCTGCCGCGGCCGGTACGGGCCCCCCAGGCCCCAGGCCTGGTGCAGGACCGCCGCGAACTCCCCCGCCAGGCGGTGCTCGCCGCAGGCGTTGGGGTGCGTGCCGTCGTAGGTGTCCCGGTCGATCTCGTACGCCTCCGGGCGGGCGGCCAGCAGGATCGGCGAAGCGGGGGTCGACAGGTCGGCGACCGCCTTGCCGAGCAGCTCGTTGAAGAGCTCGACCTGCTGCGCGAAGGGCGCGTCGTCCCGGGCCCGGACGTTGGGTATGACGGGCAGCAGGACCATCCGTATCCCGGGCCGGGCGGCGCGGGCCTCCGCGATGAACCGGCGGACGTTGGCGGCGGTGCCCTCGGCGGAGGTGTAGAAGCCCAGGTCGATCAGCCCGAGGGAGACCAGCAGCAGGTCGGCCCCGCAGGAGCGGACGGCGGGCCCGATGAGCGGGGCCATGTGCTGCCAGCCCTCGCCCCAGCCGGCCAGGTGGCGGCGGGCGTCGGCGGGGAAGCCCGGGTCGGCGTAGGCCTCGCTGGTCGGCGCGTCCGCGAGGGCGTCGTAGAGGCCGCTGCGCGGGCCGACGATCTCGTACGGGCCGCCGAAGGTGGTGTCGAGGTGCTGCCACATCCGATAGCGCCAGGTGTAGTCGCCGGCGCATCCGACGGTCATGGAATCCCCGACGAACATGAAACGCATCCGGTCATCTTCGCGGATCACCGGGCCGCGGCCCCTGTGATGCCGGACACGCGGGGCGGGCTGGCAGGGTAGGGGGATGCGCCCGCACCTGCTGCCCCTGACCGCCGCCGCCGCTGCCGTCCTCGCCCTGCTGCCCTCGGCCGCCGCCGCCGCGGCAGGGTCGGCCGGGTCCGCGTCCGGGTCCGCCGCGTCCGGGTTCACGATCACCGACCCCCGGATCAAGGAGTCGAGCGGGCTCACGGCCAGCCGGATCCACCCCGGCGTCTACTGGACGCACAACGACAGCGACGACGGCCCGTACGTGTACGCCGTGGACTCCGCGACCGGGAAGACGGTCGCGCGGATCACCCTGACGGGCATCGGCACACCGCGGGACATCGAGGGGATCTCGCTGGGCCCGGACGGGCGGCTGTACGTCGGTGACATCGGGGACAACCGGGGCGGCTCCTGGAACCACGTGTGGATCTACCGGTTCGCCGAGCCGAGGACGCTCCGGGACGCCACGCTCAAGGCCGAGCAGTTCACGGTGAAGTACGCCGACGGGCCGCGGAACGCGGAGGCACTGATGGTGCATCCGGTGACGGGGCGGGTGTACATCGCGAGCAAGGACGAGAAGGCCGGCGGGCTGTACGAGGGCCCGGAGTCGCTGTCCGCCTCCGGCACGAACACCTTCCGGCGGATCGGGGACGTCCCGTGGGTCACGGACGGGGCGTTCTCCCCGGACGGGGGGCGGCTCGCGCTGCGGGGGTACTTGTGGGCGAAGACGTACCCGTGGAAGGACGGGCGGCCCGCCGGGGACGGGGAGGCGGTGGCCGCGCCGTGGCAGGGGCAGGCGGAGTCCGTGACGTACACGGCGGACGGGACGACGCTGATGTTCGGGGCGGAGGGGGCGAACAGCCGGGTCGTCGCCGTGCCGGTCGCGGCCGCCGCGAAGCCGTCGGCGTCGGGGTCCGCCCCCGTTTCCGGTGCTCCGGCTCCTTCCCCGGGCGCGCCCGCCGCCCCCGACGGCGGAAGCTTCACGAAGGGCGCGCTCGTCCTGGTCGCGGCCCTGACCCTCACCCTTGCCGCGAAGCGGCTCCTCCGCCGCCGCCCCAAGCCCTGACCCTCCGGGGCGGGGCCGGGTGCGGGTGCGGGTGGGTGGGCCCTGCGGGGCGAAGTCCCCTACCCGCCCTTCCACCGTTCCCCGGGCGCTGCCCGGACCCCTCCTGGGGCTTCCGCCCCAGACCCCGGTCCTCAAACGCCGGACGGCTGAAAAACCCGAACGCCAGCGGGCACGTGCGGTCCGACGCCGGCAAAATCCAGCCCCTCCGGCGTTTGAGGAGCAGGGGTCCGGGGACTGGTCCCCGGCAACGGCGCCGCGCCGCTGCGGCTCAGGCTCCCTGGATCGGGATCTGGTGGGAGGTCGCGGGAGAGGATCCGTTGGTCGGAGCTTCCGTGGGAGGCGTCGGCTGGGACATCGTCGACAGGAGTTGGCGGGCCAGGCCAAGGCCCGTGCCGCCCATCGTCAGGGCCTTCGCAAACATCTCCGACATGCCCTCCGCCCCGTTGAGCAAGATCATGTGCTCTACGTTGCCGAAGGCACCCGCTCCCGCCTCCACGATCGCCGGCCAGTTCTCGGCGAGCTGCTGCGCGACCACCGCCTCCTGGTTCTCCGCCAGCGCGGCGGCCCGCGCCTGGATGGCCGCCGCCTCCGCGAGGCCCTTCGCCTTGGCGGCCTCCGCCTGCGCCAGCCCGTTCGCCTGGGCCGACGCCGCCTCCGCGAGGCCCTTGGCCTGCGTCGCCGCCGCCTCCGCCTCGCCGGTCGCGCGGGTGGCCGTCGCCGCGGCCAGGCCGCGTGCCTCCGTGGCCTTCGCGTCGGCCGCGGCCGCCGTGGTCACCCGGGTCGCCTCGGCCGCGGCCGCCAGCTCCGTCTCCTTCGCCTTGGCCTGCGCCGCCGAGATGCGGGCGTCGCGGTCGGCCTCGGCCCGGGTCCGGGTCTCGTACGCCGCCGCGTCCGCCGGCTTGCGCACGTCCGCCTGGAGCTGCTGCTCGCGCCGGTGCGCCTCCAGCTCCGCCACCCGGGTCTCCTGGACCACGACCTCCTGCCGCGCCGCCGCCTCCGACAGCGGGCCCGCCTGCCGGGCCGTCGCGGCCGCCTTGTCCCGCTCGGCCTGGTAGCCGGCCTGGAGGATCTCGCTGTCCCGGGTGGCCTCCGACATCCGCGCGAAGGCGGCCTGTTCGGCCTCGGTGGCCCGCAGGTTGGCGTCCGCCTGGGCGATGCGCGCGTCCCGCTGGACGGCCGCCGCGTGCGGCATCGCCAGGTTCTTGATGTAGCCCGTCGGGTCCTCGATCTCGTGGATCTGGAGGGAGTCGACGATCAGGCCGAGCTTCTCCATCTCGGTCCCGCACGCGGCCCGGGTCTGCCCGGTCAGCTTCTCCCGATCGCGGATCATGTCCTCGACCGTCAGGCCGCCGACGATGGACCGCAGATGGCCGGCGAAGACGATGTGCACCCGCTCGGGCATCATCTTCTGCTGGTCCAGGAAGCGGCGGGCCGCGTTGGCGATGGACACGAAGTCGTCGCCGATCTTGAAGATGACCACGCCCTTGACCCGCAGCGGAATGCCCTGGTGGGTCACGCAGTCCACGTTCAGCTGGGTCTCGTTGAGGTCCAGCGACAGCTTCCGCACGGCCTGCACGCCGGGCATCACCATGGTTCCGCGCCCGGTGACGATCCGGAAGCCCATGCCCTCCGCGATGCCCTCGGTCTTGTGCGCGGAGCCGGAGATGACCAGTGCCTCGTTGGGCTCGGCCACCCGCCACATGAGCTTGAACAGGCCGATCGCGGCCGCGATCGCACCCACGACAATCCCTGCCAGTACGCCGACAGACATCGGCAACTCCCCCTCTTACGCGGCGGCGTTCGCCGTCGAGAAGGCGAGTGTGCGCCCGTGTCGCAGGGGCGTGAAGACGGCTGCCGAATCTTGTCGCCATCTTGATACGAGAGGACGGGACCCCTGGTCAGTCGCCGTACGCGGCCATCACGTAGACCGTCCGCGGCGGCAGGTACTCGACCACCGTGACCACCGTGCCGACCGTCAGCCGGCCCGTCCCCGGCGCCGGGTGCGCGAGGAAGTGCTCGGCTCCGCCCCGGATCCGCACGATGACCTCGCCGACCAGCCCCGGCCCGACCGTTCCGGTGACCCGGCCGTCCAGTCCCACCATGTCCGATTCCCCCATGCACCGAGCGTACGGGGCTATCCCCGTGCGGGGTCCTCGTCGAGCCGGTATTCCTCGCCGTCCGCGTGATAGCCGTACAGCTCCCCGTAGCGGCCCCAGTCCGTCGCCGTCTCCAGTTGCTGCTCCAGCTGCTCGCTCGTGTAGTGGTGCGAGAGCAGGTCGCGGAAGAAACCGGCCCGCTGGGTGCCGCCCCGGGAGCGCTCCAGGGTGGTGTGGATCAGGTGGACCAGCGGGACCTCCATGGCCCCCTCGGCGAACAGTTCCTTCGACTCCTGTACGTCGGCCCCCGCGAAGGCGGTGCCGCGCGCGGTCAGCACCAGGTGCAGGTCCCGTACCTCGGCCAGGCCCAGCAGTTCCAGCCCGTCCACCTGGGGCAGTACGTCGTCCACCTCGAGGCCCAGTTCCTCGGCGAGGTCGGCGAGGTCCACGCTGCCGTCGCCGGTGCCCCGCTGGAGCACGATCTCGGCGAGGCCCGCCATGCCGTCGACGCTGGCCGCCGGGAGCGGGGTGTTGGCCGGGGTGCGTTTGGCCGGCGGGGCCGTGGCCGGGGTCTTGGCGGTGCGGCCGGTCATCACCGCGTACACGGCGTCCACGATCCGCTCGAAGTCGGCGCCGCCCCGGTCCCGGGGGCGGGCCAGGTCCACCGCGAAGGTCTCCTTGATGGTGCCGTAGGGCCGCGAGCCCAGCACCACCACCCGGTCGGCCATCAGCACCGCCTCCTCGATGTTGTGCGTGACCAGCACCACCGCCTTGGCGGGGAAGCGGTCGGAGGCCCACAGCTCCATCAGCTCGCCGCGCAGGTTCTCGGCGGTGAGCACGTCCAGCGCGGAGAACGGCTCGTCCATCATCAGCACGTCCGGTTCCACGACGAGCGCCCGGGCGAAGCCGACGCGCTGGCGCATCCCGCCGCTGAGCTCCTTCGGGTAGGCCGACTCGAAGCCGTCGAGGCCGATCAGGTCGATGGCCTCCACCGCCTGCCGGGCCCGCGCCTCGCGGTCCATGCCCTTGGCTTCCAGGCCCAGTTCGACGTTCTGCTGCACCGTCAGCCAGGGCAGCAGCGCGAAGGTCTGGAACACCATCGCCGTGCCCGGGT is a window from the Streptomyces sp. NBC_01244 genome containing:
- a CDS encoding SPFH domain-containing protein; the protein is MSVGVLAGIVVGAIAAAIGLFKLMWRVAEPNEALVISGSAHKTEGIAEGMGFRIVTGRGTMVMPGVQAVRKLSLDLNETQLNVDCVTHQGIPLRVKGVVIFKIGDDFVSIANAARRFLDQQKMMPERVHIVFAGHLRSIVGGLTVEDMIRDREKLTGQTRAACGTEMEKLGLIVDSLQIHEIEDPTGYIKNLAMPHAAAVQRDARIAQADANLRATEAEQAAFARMSEATRDSEILQAGYQAERDKAAATARQAGPLSEAAARQEVVVQETRVAELEAHRREQQLQADVRKPADAAAYETRTRAEADRDARISAAQAKAKETELAAAAEATRVTTAAAADAKATEARGLAAATATRATGEAEAAATQAKGLAEAASAQANGLAQAEAAKAKGLAEAAAIQARAAALAENQEAVVAQQLAENWPAIVEAGAGAFGNVEHMILLNGAEGMSEMFAKALTMGGTGLGLARQLLSTMSQPTPPTEAPTNGSSPATSHQIPIQGA
- a CDS encoding WD40 repeat domain-containing protein, with the translated sequence MRPHLLPLTAAAAAVLALLPSAAAAAAGSAGSASGSAASGFTITDPRIKESSGLTASRIHPGVYWTHNDSDDGPYVYAVDSATGKTVARITLTGIGTPRDIEGISLGPDGRLYVGDIGDNRGGSWNHVWIYRFAEPRTLRDATLKAEQFTVKYADGPRNAEALMVHPVTGRVYIASKDEKAGGLYEGPESLSASGTNTFRRIGDVPWVTDGAFSPDGGRLALRGYLWAKTYPWKDGRPAGDGEAVAAPWQGQAESVTYTADGTTLMFGAEGANSRVVAVPVAAAAKPSASGSAPVSGAPAPSPGAPAAPDGGSFTKGALVLVAALTLTLAAKRLLRRRPKP
- a CDS encoding ABC transporter ATP-binding protein — protein: MTATTILQAAALTKSYAGADGELPVLGGIDLEIREGEIVALLGKSGSGKSTLLRCLAGLIPASSGSVTYRGDELRGANPGTAMVFQTFALLPWLTVQQNVELGLEAKGMDREARARQAVEAIDLIGLDGFESAYPKELSGGMRQRVGFARALVVEPDVLMMDEPFSALDVLTAENLRGELMELWASDRFPAKAVVLVTHNIEEAVLMADRVVVLGSRPYGTIKETFAVDLARPRDRGGADFERIVDAVYAVMTGRTAKTPATAPPAKRTPANTPLPAASVDGMAGLAEIVLQRGTGDGSVDLADLAEELGLEVDDVLPQVDGLELLGLAEVRDLHLVLTARGTAFAGADVQESKELFAEGAMEVPLVHLIHTTLERSRGGTQRAGFFRDLLSHHYTSEQLEQQLETATDWGRYGELYGYHADGEEYRLDEDPARG